Proteins from a genomic interval of Thamnophis elegans isolate rThaEle1 chromosome 2, rThaEle1.pri, whole genome shotgun sequence:
- the NMUR2 gene encoding neuromedin-U receptor 2 produces MEESEPLRKYFNSTEDYLLFLYGPKHSHLSLPMTWIYALIFIVGVSGNLLVCLVILKHRNMQTPTNCYLFSLAISDLLVLLFGMPLEVYEMWSNYPFLFGPVGCYFKTAFFETVCFASILIITMVSIERYMAILHPFRARLKNTQQRALRIILTLWLLSIIFSLPNTSIHGIKLQYFPNRTEVPGSAICTVVYSMWIYNWIIQLTSLLFYVLPMSVISILYCLMGLKLRRDRSLEVKEMQMNIKLSSRKSITKMLFVLVIVFGVCWAPFHTDRLFYSFVATWTEPLANIFNLIHVVSGVFFYLSSAVNPIIYHVFSQRFRMAFLSVIFPQCKYWHPRRPTSHPTSQQSVFTLRETQQSRIC; encoded by the exons ATGGAAGAATCAGAACCactaagaaaatattttaatagcacTGAAGACTATCTTCTTTTTCTATATGGACCAAAACACAGCCACCTGTCCTTGCCTATGACTTGGATTTACGCTCTGATCTTCATAGTTGGTGTGTCCGGCAACCTTTTAGTGTGCTTAGTGATTCTCAAGCACAGGAACATGCAAACACCAACTAATTGCTATCTCTTTAGCCTTGCTATTTCAGACCTGCTGGTATTACTCTTTGGGATGCCTTTGGAAGTTTATGAAATGTGGAGCAACTACCCTTTCTTATTCGGACCAGTGGGCTGCTACTTTAAAACAGCTTTTTTCGAGACGGTGTGCTTTGCTTCTATCCTGATCATCACCATGGTTAGCATAGAGAGATATATGGCCATTCTACACCCCTTCCGAGCCAGGTTGAAAAATACCCAGCAGCGAGCTCTGAGGATCATCCTTACCCTATGGCTTCTCTCAATCATCTTCTCTCTTCCCAATACCAGCATCCATGGCATAAAGCTACAGTATTTTCCAAATCGTACAGAGGTCCCTGGTTCTGCAATTTGTACTGTGGTCTATTCTATGTGGATTTACAACTGGATCATCCAGTTAACTTCTCTCTTGTTTTATGTGCTTCCAATGAGTGTCATCAGTATCCTCTACTGCCTGATGGGGTTGAAA TTGAGAAGAGACAGATCCTTGGAAGTAAAAGAAATGCAGATGAATATTAAACTATCGTCCAGAAAGTCTATCACAAAGATGCTAT TTGTCCTCGTAATCGTTTTTGGGGTATGTTGGGCCCCATTCCACACAGATCGTCTTTTCTACAGCTTTGTTGCAACCTGGACAGAACCTCTTGCAAATATATTCAACCTTATTCATGTGGTTTCAG GTGTTTTCTTCTATTTGAGTTCTGCCGTGAATCCTATAATCTATCATGTGTTCTCCCAGCGTTTTAGGATGGCTTTCCTAAGTGTTATCTTTCCTCAGTGCAAATACTGGCATCCCAGACGTCCCACAAGCCATCCCACATCTCAGCAAAGTGTTTTCACATTGAGGGAAACCCAACAAAGCAGGATATGCTGA